The DNA window AAACAATTCTTTCTTCTCAAAATTTTACATGTTCAGTCTGTCATTGAAGAACAACAAAGGAAGAACTTGAGCTTTGGCatacatttttttttctcgaatacgcacgaGTGTGCATATCATTGTATTAGAAGAAAGAGTTTATAATACAAGAGTTGCATTCCCGGCCGTTAGTTAGTTTTTCTGCGGACGCTACATTATGGAAAAAACAACAACCATAATCCATGTCTATCCTGACAAGGACCTAGCCTTGCGCTAGCGAACGTAGCCCGCTTGCTCCGGCCTGAATCCATCGGTCGGCTTCGTTCTTGATGATGTGCAGTAGGTCGCCGACGGACGATGTCGATTCCCGGAAACATCTTGCGTTCCGTTCCTTCCATAGTTGCCAGGAGACGAGGGCGAAGAGGTAACAAATCCATTTCAAAGGTGGAGGAGGTCGCAAAGACTGAAAGTTATATTTGTAGAACTTTCTGGAATTATAGGAAGTTGATCCCCAAGACCAAGTGTATTTCTCACCAATTCTGGAACATAAGCTGAAGACATCATTCTGAAAATCCTGGAATTCATTCCTTAGATACAATATTCCTTAGAAAGAATAGATGCAACATTCcttaaatttgaaaaaaaaaacatgaactCCTTTTAGTTTAGAGACATAATAATGGTTCAAACACTTgcatacatgcatatatataccatCTTTTAGTGAGTATATATATACGAATTTAAACACACATCCACACTGTTGTTAAAGAAAAAAATAACACATATCCACACATCAAAGCATTCAACAGATAGGTGAGGCGGAGGAAACTGGATTTCAGGGGTAGAGCTCGATGATTGATCGAACACCTAAAACTGGTACAATTTTGTAGTCACTGAAACCAGCTTCAAAGATAATGTTCCTCCATTCTTGCTCATCTCTCTCAGTGCCGTTGACAATCATGAAGAAAAGATCAGACATGACCTGTGTCTCCCTATTCTTAAGATTTGGAGGCCCTGCACCAACCACGGTATCTACTATGATCACCTTGCCGCCTGCATCTCGTGGTGGTATAGCTTTCTTGCAGTTCCTTAATATCGTGACACACTCAGAGTCACCCCAATCGTGCATAATCCACTGAAATAAGAAATCAAGAGGCAGTGTTATTCCTGGTTAAGTGGTTCCTTAACATTAAATCAGAGATACTAGACTACTAGTACATACTccctcaattccaaattataagtcattccaactttcttggagagtcaaagcatttcaagtttgaccaaattcatagtatacctatttgatgtcataaatatttgtaattttctctataattttggtcaaatttgatatgctttaactctccaagaaagttggaatgacttataatttgaaatggagagagtACCTTCCATACTTCCTATATATGTTCtgtatgaagtatgaactatcaGTTTCTAGTACTGTTGGTAGAAGTCATGTCACTTAAGGTTGAAAACTACTTGAACATACTTTTTCCATAAACTGtgctgaagtcacatctcataaaCTTTTCATATTTGATTAATTTGAAGGTTACACCTGAGGACCAGGTCCTGTAAACTCTTGTTCTGAATTATGAGGATTGAATATTCGACCTACCTCATAATAAGCTATACAAAATGTGAAATTAGCTAGAAGTAGAAGATATATACCTTGAGGAAGACTGCATTCGCTGGTGGAATGGCCTCAAACATGTCACCAGCAACGAAACTGAGCCCGGCACAAGCGGGAGCGGTGGCGACGACGTGTGGAAGATCCAGCACGGTGCACTCTATGCCAGGGAACGCCACTGAGATGGCCTGCGCCGCCGCACCATGGCCCCCGCCAACGTCGACCAGGGAGCTTATCCCCTGGAAGACGCCACCGCACTCCTTGATGGCGATGTCCATGAGGAAGCGGGTGTCCGCGACCATTCCAGCGTTGAAGAGCTGGCTCATGGACGGGTCGTGGCCGACGACGTCCCACACGTTCTTCCCGTGCGACAACTCGAACAGGGGCAGGTCTGTCGCCGGCAGCTCGTGCTCGAACCACGTGCCAAGATCAAGGAACGGGGACACGAAGATGTTGTTAAGGATCAGGCTCAGTGTTGGAGTCAAGTTCTGTGACGAGCCGACAAGAAGTCGAGATGCCGGAGTGAGGCCGTAGACGTGGTCACCATCGTCAGACGACGAATTCTTGGCGATGCTGAAGATGCCGGCGACTGTGAGGACGCGCATGAGCCTGCGCAGGCATGAGATCTTGGACGGGTGGAGCGCGGCCTTGGTGGCCATCTGGGTGAGGGTGGCAGTGCCGCCATGGCAATGGATGGCATCGGCGATGCCAAGCTCCAGCGCGGACTTGAACGCCATGGACTTGATGAAGGCAAACGTGCTGTGCCAGAGCTCGAGCTGAGCGTCGAGCAAGGCCTGCTGATCAGAGCAATGTTGCTCCGTGATGGACCCCATGGTGGCGTAATGGTGTCGATTGCTTTGTTATTAGCTTATTATAGCTATGTTGGATATATAGGAGGACATGTAGGCTACTAGGCTAGCTACATCTCTATATATAGGCTTATGTTT is part of the Miscanthus floridulus cultivar M001 chromosome 9, ASM1932011v1, whole genome shotgun sequence genome and encodes:
- the LOC136483528 gene encoding O-methyltransferase ZRP4-like — protein: MGSITEQHCSDQQALLDAQLELWHSTFAFIKSMAFKSALELGIADAIHCHGGTATLTQMATKAALHPSKISCLRRLMRVLTVAGIFSIAKNSSSDDGDHVYGLTPASRLLVGSSQNLTPTLSLILNNIFVSPFLDLGTWFEHELPATDLPLFELSHGKNVWDVVGHDPSMSQLFNAGMVADTRFLMDIAIKECGGVFQGISSLVDVGGGHGAAAQAISVAFPGIECTVLDLPHVVATAPACAGLSFVAGDMFEAIPPANAVFLKWIMHDWGDSECVTILRNCKKAIPPRDAGGKVIIVDTVVGAGPPNLKNRETQVMSDLFFMIVNGTERDEQEWRNIIFEAGFSDYKIVPVLGVRSIIELYP